A single Endozoicomonas sp. NE40 DNA region contains:
- the secB gene encoding protein-export chaperone SecB → MAENQQEQQPQFALQRIYVKDLSFESPKSPEMFQAQWQPEVKLDLNTSNRQLQEDMFEVVLSLTITVENGPEGNRETAFLAEVQQAGVFLVKGLAADELHRTLGAFCPNILFPYAREAIDNMVLRGSFPPLMLAPVNFDALYLQAREQAEQKETATVN, encoded by the coding sequence ATGGCTGAGAACCAGCAAGAGCAGCAGCCTCAGTTTGCACTGCAGCGTATCTACGTTAAGGACCTGTCCTTTGAATCCCCAAAATCTCCTGAGATGTTTCAGGCTCAGTGGCAGCCAGAAGTTAAGCTGGACCTGAACACCAGCAACCGTCAGCTGCAGGAAGACATGTTTGAAGTGGTTCTGTCCCTGACCATCACCGTTGAAAACGGTCCGGAAGGCAACCGTGAAACCGCATTCCTGGCTGAAGTTCAGCAGGCGGGCGTATTCCTGGTGAAAGGTCTGGCGGCTGACGAACTGCACCGTACTCTGGGTGCGTTCTGCCCGAACATCCTGTTCCCTTACGCTCGTGAAGCTATCGACAACATGGTTCTGCGTGGCAGCTTCCCTCCGCTGATGCTGGCACCTGTAAACTTCGACGCTCTGTACCTGCAGGCGCGCGAGCAGGCTGAACAGAAAGAAACCGCTACGGTTAACTGA
- a CDS encoding tRNA (cytidine(34)-2'-O)-methyltransferase, protein MFHIALFEPRIAQNTGNIIRLVSNNGCQLHLIEPLGFDLEEKKLRRAGLDYRDMERITLHKDFDAFAEAMGERRILAITTKGKRHYHQVDYQPGDVLLFGAETHGLTDDVRARLQQENMLRIPMCPENRSLNLSNSVAIVSYEAWRQQGFDGGL, encoded by the coding sequence ATGTTCCATATAGCACTCTTTGAACCCCGAATAGCCCAGAATACCGGCAATATCATCCGGCTGGTGTCGAATAATGGTTGCCAGCTGCATCTGATTGAACCACTGGGGTTCGATCTTGAAGAGAAAAAGCTCAGGCGTGCCGGACTGGATTATCGTGATATGGAACGCATTACCCTTCATAAGGACTTTGATGCATTTGCTGAAGCGATGGGCGAGCGCCGTATACTGGCGATCACCACAAAAGGAAAGCGACACTACCATCAGGTTGACTACCAGCCCGGTGACGTATTGCTGTTTGGTGCAGAAACCCACGGCCTGACCGATGATGTAAGAGCCCGATTGCAGCAGGAAAACATGCTGCGTATTCCCATGTGTCCGGAAAACCGCAGTTTAAACCTTTCCAATTCAGTGGCGATTGTCAGTTATGAAGCCTGGCGGCAGCAGGGGTTTGATGGTGGTTTGTGA
- a CDS encoding IS4 family transposase, translating to MNPVTALQNKLSVHLDWNKARCEFIAQFILGLIKLRTSSLYRLRVAFVREASPDSSYKRIQRFFRSYSLDYSAIARLIVTLVPLEPKWTLCLDRTNWKLGSQDINHLVLAVCCQGVAIPLFWSNLDKAGCSESNQRIALMKRFLATFPDQPVACLSADREFHGHGWLSWLMEQGILFRVRIKKNTQVAKPGSSAISVRLQFRSLKAGTWDAISKPCKIWGLKLYVAGSLSHKGYCFVVSQDKPDTIIPDYHCRWEIESLFSCLKTRGFDMEACRLTAPERTDKLTALLALAFCWSYTEGLKRQAISPSRIAKTRFGASWPAESIFHQGLEYLQELLLNPDKLKRGFKQALNFFVP from the coding sequence ATGAACCCTGTCACAGCACTCCAGAACAAGCTTAGTGTTCATCTCGATTGGAACAAGGCTCGTTGTGAATTTATTGCTCAATTTATCCTTGGTCTGATCAAACTCAGAACCAGCTCTCTATACAGACTCCGTGTCGCCTTTGTCAGAGAGGCCTCCCCCGACTCAAGCTACAAACGGATTCAACGTTTTTTCAGAAGCTACTCACTGGACTACTCCGCTATTGCTCGCTTGATTGTCACGTTAGTGCCTCTTGAGCCTAAGTGGACTCTCTGTCTCGACAGAACCAACTGGAAACTCGGAAGTCAGGACATTAACCATCTGGTTCTGGCTGTTTGTTGTCAGGGTGTTGCCATTCCTTTGTTCTGGAGCAACCTTGATAAAGCTGGTTGCTCCGAGTCGAATCAGAGAATTGCCCTCATGAAACGCTTTTTGGCAACTTTTCCGGATCAGCCAGTTGCCTGCCTGTCTGCAGACCGGGAGTTTCATGGACATGGCTGGCTAAGCTGGCTCATGGAGCAAGGAATACTGTTCAGAGTACGCATCAAGAAGAATACACAAGTGGCGAAGCCCGGAAGCTCTGCCATCTCCGTGCGGTTGCAGTTTCGTTCACTGAAGGCTGGCACTTGGGACGCAATTTCGAAGCCTTGCAAAATCTGGGGCTTGAAGCTTTATGTTGCAGGGAGTTTGTCCCATAAAGGCTACTGCTTTGTTGTCAGCCAGGATAAGCCTGATACGATTATTCCCGACTACCATTGCCGCTGGGAAATCGAGTCTCTGTTCAGTTGCCTTAAAACCAGAGGGTTTGACATGGAAGCTTGCAGGCTGACCGCACCAGAGAGGACGGACAAGCTGACGGCTTTGCTGGCTTTGGCATTCTGCTGGAGCTACACCGAAGGGTTGAAGAGGCAAGCAATTTCTCCATCAAGAATTGCGAAAACGCGCTTTGGTGCATCATGGCCAGCAGAAAGCATTTTCCATCAAGGCTTGGAGTACCTGCAGGAACTACTTCTGAATCCTGATAAATTGAAACGTGGATTTAAACAGGCTTTGAACTTTTTTGTCCCGTAG
- a CDS encoding ribonuclease Z: MRLTFLGTSAGVPTLERNVTALALALDEQREWYLVDCGEGTQHRLMRSRYTLSGLKTIFITHVHGDHMFGLPGLITTASMQGRKDPLTICAPAGVESFVRHALQCAAVTELPFTLTFRATDVESFEYRDNHFSVTSHELSHRVPSFAYRFAECCHPGALDQDRLNALGVPRGPLWGKLQSGQPVTLEDGRVIEPEQVRQPPPPARVAVIGGDNDQPGLLHTALQGAQLMVHEATFTEDVFCKVGPKYMHSTAKRVAEAAEQAQVDHVILTHFSGRYRRSPKPGEYGVEMLRQEAKHYFHGTVSLAEDWGCWQLGRDGRLERLKDH; the protein is encoded by the coding sequence TTCTGCTGGCGTCCCCACCCTGGAACGAAATGTGACAGCACTGGCGCTGGCGCTGGATGAACAGAGAGAATGGTATCTGGTGGACTGCGGGGAAGGTACGCAGCACCGCTTGATGCGCAGTCGTTATACCCTCTCCGGTTTAAAAACGATCTTTATTACCCATGTTCACGGTGATCACATGTTTGGCCTGCCCGGACTGATCACAACAGCGAGTATGCAGGGGCGCAAAGACCCGCTGACCATTTGCGCCCCAGCCGGGGTTGAGAGTTTTGTGCGGCACGCCTTGCAATGTGCCGCTGTCACAGAGCTGCCCTTTACACTGACATTCAGGGCAACCGATGTGGAAAGTTTTGAATACCGTGATAACCACTTTTCAGTGACTTCCCACGAGCTGTCCCACCGGGTACCCAGCTTTGCGTATCGTTTTGCGGAATGCTGTCATCCGGGTGCATTGGATCAGGATCGGCTCAATGCCCTGGGTGTTCCCAGGGGGCCGCTATGGGGAAAATTGCAGAGCGGCCAGCCGGTGACTCTCGAAGATGGTCGGGTGATTGAGCCTGAGCAGGTTCGCCAGCCTCCCCCGCCTGCCAGAGTCGCTGTTATCGGTGGCGACAATGACCAGCCCGGCTTGCTTCATACGGCATTGCAGGGGGCGCAGTTAATGGTTCACGAAGCGACCTTTACGGAAGACGTTTTTTGTAAAGTCGGGCCGAAGTATATGCACAGTACGGCAAAAAGGGTGGCAGAAGCAGCAGAGCAGGCGCAGGTTGACCATGTCATTCTTACGCATTTCAGCGGTCGTTATCGTCGTTCTCCCAAACCGGGAGAATATGGGGTAGAAATGTTGCGGCAAGAAGCGAAGCATTACTTTCATGGGACAGTCAGTCTGGCTGAAGACTGGGGGTGTTGGCAGTTAGGTAGAGACGGAAGGCTGGAGCGGTTGAAAGATCATTGA
- a CDS encoding rhodanese-like domain-containing protein, which produces MAQLLEFIGNHPLLVGSLVALITALVFTEMRKGGQNISSQQLTQLVNQQGAIVVDVREKADYNKGHIVDSVSMPFAKVKERVAELNKHKDKPIVIIDAQGQHAGMVGKQFKEAGLQQVLRLRGGLSTWTADGLPLVKK; this is translated from the coding sequence ATGGCTCAGCTACTCGAATTTATAGGCAATCACCCACTGCTGGTGGGTTCTCTGGTGGCACTGATTACGGCGCTGGTGTTCACTGAAATGCGCAAGGGTGGTCAAAACATCAGTTCTCAGCAACTGACTCAGCTGGTCAACCAGCAGGGTGCAATTGTCGTGGACGTTCGTGAAAAGGCCGACTACAACAAAGGTCACATTGTTGATTCTGTCAGCATGCCGTTCGCCAAGGTTAAAGAGCGTGTGGCAGAACTGAACAAGCACAAAGACAAGCCGATAGTCATTATTGATGCTCAGGGGCAGCACGCTGGCATGGTCGGCAAACAGTTCAAGGAAGCCGGTCTGCAACAGGTTCTGCGCCTGCGTGGTGGTCTGAGCACATGGACTGCCGATGGCTTGCCGCTGGTCAAAAAATAA
- a CDS encoding FKBP-type peptidyl-prolyl cis-trans isomerase: protein MSEYTSVEARVSYGIGRQMGDQLSSNPIEGLSIDAVLAGLADSLNGAPSVVEHSALQEAFNEMHKRIQAKEAEQAKELSAEGEKFLAENAMRDEVTVTDSGLQYEVLVAGDANAEKPGPTSTVKTHYHGMLLDGTVFDSSVDRGEPIEFPVNGVIAGWTEALQLMTVGSKWKLFIPYNLAYGAQGAGGAIGPYATLVFEVELLAVS, encoded by the coding sequence ATGTCTGAATACACAAGCGTTGAAGCTCGCGTAAGCTACGGTATTGGCCGCCAGATGGGTGACCAGCTGTCCAGCAACCCAATTGAAGGCCTGTCCATTGATGCCGTTCTGGCTGGTCTGGCTGATTCCCTGAATGGTGCGCCAAGCGTTGTAGAGCATTCTGCCCTGCAGGAAGCGTTCAACGAAATGCACAAGCGCATTCAGGCGAAAGAAGCTGAACAGGCTAAAGAGCTGTCTGCTGAAGGTGAGAAGTTCCTGGCTGAAAACGCCATGCGTGATGAAGTCACCGTAACCGATTCCGGCCTGCAGTACGAAGTGCTGGTTGCTGGTGATGCGAATGCTGAAAAGCCTGGCCCGACATCTACGGTTAAAACTCACTACCACGGCATGCTGCTGGACGGTACTGTGTTTGACAGCTCTGTTGATCGTGGAGAGCCAATCGAGTTCCCGGTTAATGGTGTGATTGCTGGCTGGACCGAAGCTCTGCAGCTGATGACCGTAGGTTCCAAGTGGAAGCTGTTTATTCCTTACAACCTGGCTTACGGTGCTCAGGGTGCGGGTGGTGCTATTGGCCCATACGCGACTCTGGTCTTTGAAGTAGAGCTGCTGGCCGTTTCCTGA
- the grxC gene encoding glutaredoxin 3: MKPVTIYISATCPFCHRAMRLLDSKGVNYQTVSVDGRPDVRQEMTQKAGRHTVPQVWIGDTHVGGCDDLFALESADKLNDLLA; the protein is encoded by the coding sequence ATGAAGCCTGTCACCATTTATATTTCAGCAACCTGCCCGTTTTGCCACAGAGCAATGCGCCTGCTGGACAGTAAGGGGGTTAACTACCAGACTGTCAGCGTTGATGGCCGCCCTGACGTTCGTCAGGAAATGACTCAGAAAGCCGGACGACACACGGTTCCCCAAGTCTGGATCGGAGACACCCATGTGGGTGGTTGCGACGATCTGTTTGCACTGGAATCCGCTGATAAACTAAATGATTTGCTTGCCTGA
- a CDS encoding YfaZ family outer membrane protein, translating into MKTVSSNAANRAAMALCGLMMSSTAMATGFNLSLSEHSVGFGIDQMLSYTTATSFSGLYHENKGGMVNGGFKVMNQSGGFRYSVGMKAFAVDHRGDSHIGWGFAPGGSLGVNFTQSMRIEAEYYYAPSILSFNRTKNMKQFDSRFVFAPMPNAELSLGYRNVQTKMSNRGSRTLHDGGYLGINFKF; encoded by the coding sequence ATGAAAACAGTTAGCAGTAACGCAGCCAACAGGGCAGCTATGGCACTCTGCGGCCTGATGATGAGCAGTACCGCTATGGCAACCGGTTTTAACCTGAGCCTGAGCGAACACAGCGTCGGCTTTGGTATTGACCAGATGCTCAGTTATACAACAGCCACCAGCTTTTCCGGCCTTTACCATGAAAACAAAGGCGGCATGGTTAACGGTGGCTTTAAAGTCATGAATCAGTCAGGCGGTTTTCGTTACTCTGTAGGCATGAAAGCCTTTGCCGTTGACCATCGTGGCGACTCTCATATTGGTTGGGGTTTTGCACCCGGGGGTTCACTGGGGGTTAATTTCACCCAGAGCATGCGTATTGAAGCTGAGTACTACTATGCGCCCAGCATCCTGAGCTTTAACCGAACAAAAAACATGAAGCAGTTTGACTCCCGCTTTGTATTTGCACCGATGCCAAATGCTGAGTTGTCTCTGGGCTATCGCAACGTTCAGACCAAAATGTCTAATCGTGGTAGCCGCACCCTGCACGACGGTGGTTATCTTGGAATCAACTTTAAGTTCTGA
- the gpmM gene encoding 2,3-bisphosphoglycerate-independent phosphoglycerate mutase, translating into MTDKRKTTALIILDGYGHREATEFNAIHAAKTPVMDQLMAEFPNSLISGSGMDVGLPEGQMGNSEVGHMNLGAGRVVYQDFTRITKSIMDGDFFENEAFVSTIDKAVAGGKAVHIMGLMSPGGVHSHEDHINAMIELAEKRGAKEVYVHAFLDGRDTPPRSAENSLAKTDALLKDKGIGRVASLIGRYYAMDRDNRWERVQEAYDLMTLGKAEITAKDAVEGLKAAYERDENDEFVKATVIGETAATVNDGDALMFMNFRADRAREITRAFVESGFEGFQREKAPEMAGFVMLTQYAADIDTICAYPPSSLPNTLGEYMEKLGKTQLRIAETEKYAHVTFFFSGGRENPYEGETRVLVDSPKVATYDLQPEMSAPEVTEKLVAEIKSGKHDLIVCNFANCDMVGHTGVYEAAVKAVEAVDESVGKVMEALKEVDGQCLITADHGNAEQMVDPKTGGIHTAHTCEEVPLIYFGSKDIKLNNGILSDLAPTLLDLMEIPQPEEMTGKSLLA; encoded by the coding sequence ATGACTGACAAGCGTAAAACCACAGCCCTGATCATTCTTGATGGCTACGGCCATCGTGAAGCGACCGAATTCAATGCAATCCATGCTGCTAAAACGCCGGTAATGGATCAGCTGATGGCTGAATTCCCAAACAGCCTGATCTCCGGTTCCGGTATGGATGTTGGTCTGCCAGAAGGCCAGATGGGTAACTCGGAAGTCGGTCACATGAACCTGGGTGCTGGTCGGGTGGTTTACCAGGACTTTACCCGCATCACCAAGTCCATCATGGACGGTGACTTCTTCGAAAACGAAGCGTTTGTCAGCACCATCGACAAGGCAGTAGCGGGTGGCAAGGCCGTTCATATCATGGGCCTGATGTCTCCGGGCGGCGTACACAGCCACGAAGACCACATCAATGCCATGATCGAACTGGCTGAAAAACGTGGTGCTAAAGAAGTTTACGTTCACGCCTTCCTCGATGGCCGTGACACTCCACCCCGCAGCGCTGAAAATTCCCTGGCAAAAACCGATGCCCTGCTGAAAGACAAAGGCATTGGTCGTGTCGCCTCCCTGATCGGCCGTTACTACGCCATGGACCGTGACAACCGCTGGGAACGTGTTCAGGAAGCTTACGACCTGATGACCCTGGGCAAAGCTGAGATCACCGCTAAAGATGCCGTTGAAGGACTGAAAGCGGCTTACGAGCGTGATGAAAACGACGAATTTGTTAAAGCCACTGTTATCGGTGAAACCGCTGCCACTGTGAACGATGGCGATGCCCTGATGTTCATGAATTTCCGTGCAGACCGCGCCCGTGAAATCACCCGAGCGTTTGTTGAAAGCGGCTTCGAAGGTTTCCAGCGTGAGAAAGCGCCTGAAATGGCTGGTTTCGTGATGCTGACCCAGTACGCTGCCGATATCGACACCATCTGTGCGTACCCACCGTCTTCTCTGCCTAACACTCTGGGCGAATACATGGAAAAACTGGGCAAAACCCAGCTGCGTATCGCTGAAACTGAAAAGTACGCTCACGTGACGTTCTTCTTCTCTGGTGGTCGTGAAAACCCATACGAAGGCGAAACCCGCGTTCTGGTTGACTCTCCAAAGGTAGCAACCTACGACCTGCAGCCAGAAATGTCAGCGCCGGAAGTCACTGAAAAACTGGTGGCTGAAATCAAGAGCGGCAAGCACGACCTGATTGTCTGCAACTTTGCTAACTGCGACATGGTCGGCCATACCGGCGTTTATGAAGCAGCCGTTAAAGCGGTTGAAGCGGTTGATGAGTCCGTTGGCAAAGTCATGGAAGCCCTGAAAGAAGTCGACGGTCAGTGCCTGATCACTGCCGACCACGGCAACGCTGAGCAGATGGTTGATCCTAAAACCGGCGGTATCCACACCGCTCACACCTGTGAAGAAGTGCCTCTGATCTACTTCGGTTCCAAAGACATCAAGCTGAACAACGGTATTCTTTCTGACCTGGCACCTACCCTGCTGGATCTGATGGAAATCCCTCAGCCTGAAGAGATGACTGGTAAGTCTCTGCTGGCTTAA
- a CDS encoding RING finger protein → MLLINNKARLFLVSFFLLIVALISRADDQAFKDESSRYYSNVPEVFLSITKSLQDALYSVSDYYYRQPYYLKSLPLLTVVIREYSLHRLHLNIHSMKSAAMELIIAKSFVILLLYDLYNGWNDGKYTGNLKWHNSDGLLFFEVNPDLLSEQHAYHSLSKQSGITLLQLAIINVDDQYHAIVKYQKHRTIHHSTVNLVFNESLSGIQFLEPDCLSGTEDVKGNTLLLSIFSEEVIRQIFSNMTTSINEPGHEPSFITGKHYSAGTEMAARRLEVNDVNGDNTFAICLKHSRFVDVLTKKFNNSNDSLIEEAMVRSAKTETGWIAYVSMVLFRQAEHYLSQQALAITSQYVFTGECPICLNHLSIWIEVAKCGRHWFCANCWALHTKQINSACPMCRN, encoded by the coding sequence GTGTTATTAATAAACAACAAAGCACGACTGTTTCTGGTTTCATTTTTCCTGTTAATCGTTGCGTTAATCTCTAGGGCAGATGATCAGGCATTTAAGGATGAAAGTAGTCGTTACTATTCAAATGTACCTGAGGTTTTTCTTTCTATTACAAAAAGTTTGCAAGATGCTCTCTATTCGGTGTCTGATTACTACTACCGTCAACCTTACTATTTAAAATCCCTGCCTCTACTGACCGTTGTGATCAGGGAATATAGCCTCCACAGACTTCATCTTAATATTCATTCAATGAAATCCGCTGCAATGGAATTAATCATTGCAAAGTCTTTCGTCATCTTGCTGCTGTACGATTTATACAATGGCTGGAACGACGGCAAATACACTGGCAATTTAAAGTGGCATAATAGTGATGGTTTACTTTTTTTTGAAGTCAATCCGGATTTATTGTCAGAGCAACACGCCTATCACAGCCTGTCAAAACAATCCGGTATAACCTTGTTACAACTTGCCATCATAAATGTTGATGACCAATACCATGCCATTGTCAAATACCAGAAACACCGCACGATACACCATAGTACGGTCAATTTAGTATTTAATGAGTCATTATCGGGCATTCAGTTTCTCGAACCTGACTGCCTGTCCGGAACAGAAGACGTAAAAGGCAACACCCTGCTGCTAAGCATTTTTTCTGAGGAAGTGATACGCCAGATTTTTTCAAATATGACAACATCTATTAATGAACCGGGTCATGAACCTTCATTTATCACTGGGAAACACTATTCTGCCGGTACAGAGATGGCAGCCCGGCGACTGGAAGTGAACGATGTGAACGGTGACAATACGTTTGCTATTTGCCTGAAACACTCCAGATTCGTGGACGTATTAACAAAAAAGTTTAATAACAGTAATGACTCACTGATTGAAGAAGCCATGGTCAGGTCAGCTAAAACAGAAACCGGCTGGATAGCCTATGTATCCATGGTCCTTTTCAGACAGGCTGAGCATTACCTGTCGCAGCAGGCACTGGCAATCACTTCTCAATACGTTTTTACCGGAGAATGTCCTATCTGTCTGAATCACTTGTCAATATGGATAGAGGTCGCTAAATGTGGCAGGCACTGGTTCTGTGCTAACTGCTGGGCATTGCATACCAAACAGATCAATAGTGCATGTCCCATGTGCCGGAACTGA